ATGGCTACCGTGACTGCCTAGAAGAGTTTGATGCTCGTATCCCAGAAATCATTGAAAATATGCGTGAAGATGATTTGCTCATGATTACTGCTGACCATGGTAATGACCCAACCTATGCCGGAACAGACCACACTCGTGAGTACATTCCGCTTTTGGTCTTCGGAAAATCGCTGAGCGGTCATGGTCATATTCCTGTTGGACACTTTGCGGATATCTCAGCTACCGTTGCTGAAAACTTCGGAGTGGACAAGGCGATGATTGGTGAAAGCTTCTTGGACAAATTGGTATAAGCATTATAAGAGAGTGAGGAAAATGTTTTATGACAAGCTTATCAGAAAAAATCAAAGCAACAGCAGCCTTCTTGAAAGAAAAAGGTATGACAGAACCTGAATTTGGTCTGATTTTGGGATCTGGTTTGGGAGAATTGGCTGAAGAAATTGAAAATGCTGTTAGTCTTGACTATGCGGATATTCCAAACTGGGGCCGTTCAACTGTTGTTGGTCACGCTGGTAAATTAGTCTATGGAGACTTGGCAGGACGGAAAGTCTTGGCACTGCAAGGCCGTTTCCATTTCTATGAAGGAAATCCTTTAGAAATCGTTACTTTCCCAGTGCGTGTGATGAAGGCTCTTGGTGCGACTGGTGTTATTGTTACCAATGCTGCTGGCGGTATTGGTTATTGACCTGGTACTCTTATGGCGATCACTGACCACATCAATATGACTGGTCAAAATCCTTTAATCGGTGAAAACTTGGATGAATTTGGTCCACGTTTCCCTGATATGTCTAAATCTTACACTCCAGAATACCGTGCCGTCGCTCATAAAGTTGCTGATAAGCTTGGTATCAAGCTGGATGAGGGTGTCTATATCGGTGTAACTGGACCGACTTATGAAACGCCAGCAGAAATCCGAGCTTATAAGACACTTGGAGCGGATGCAGTCGGCATGTCTACTGTTCCTGAAGTGATTATAGCAGCACATTCTGGTTTGAAAGTCCTTGGGATTTCATGCATTACAAACTTTGCTGCTGGTTTCCAAGAAGAGCTTAATCATGAGGAAGTGGTTGAAGTAACAGAACGTGTCAAGGGTGATTTCAAACGATTACTTAAAGAAACACTTGCTGAATTGTAAAAATGTTGAAAGGCGGAGTGTCTGGGTTTGTAATTGAATCCGAGCTAGCCTTTCTATGTTGCTTGATAAAATCATTAAACTAAAGAAAGGTAGAGTGAGTTGTTCAGATTTGAACACGAGCGAAAAACTATCTTTCGAATAAACACAGAAAGGAAGGGCGTCTGAGTCTGAATTGAACTCGGGCTAGTCTTTCTATGGAATATTAAAATTAAGAAAGAAAGGAATTGAACCCACCCTAAAAGCGGTGGGAAAAAGATAGATGGTCTTGCGAGCATCGCTCACTGCGACTATCTCCTATTTTCCCTTTGCTTTTGACGGGTTTGGTATCTTAACTATGTCTATTCATATTTCTGCTAAGCCAGGTGAAATTGCGGATAAAATCCTTCTTCCGGGGGATCCGCTTCGAGCTAAATTCATCGCTGAGAACTTTTTAGAAGATGCTGTTTGCTTCAATGAAGTCCGCAATATGTTCGGCTACACTGGAACTTATAAAGGCCAGCGTGTTTCAGTTATGGGGACAGGGATGGGAATGCCCTCAATCTCTATCTATGCGCGTGAGCTGATTGTTGACTATGGTGTGAAAAAGCTGATCCGTGTCGGAACTGCGGGTTCGCTGAATGCTGATGTGCATGTCCGTGAATTAGTACTGGCGCAGGCAGCTGCAACCAATTCCAACATTATTCGTAATGACTGGCCACAGTATGATTTTCCGCAAATCGCTAGCTTTGATTTGTTAGATAAGGCTTACCATATCGCCAAAGGTCTTGGTATGACAACCCATGTTGGGAATGTGTTGTCGTCTGATGTCTTTTACTCAAACTACTTTGAAAAGAATATTGAGCTTGGTAAGTGGGGAGTTAAAGCTGTTGAAATGGAAGCTGCGGCACTTTACTATCTGGCTGCTCAGCACCATGTAGATGCTCTCGCGATTATGACTATTTCTGACAGCTTGGTCAATCCTGAAGAGGATACGACAGCAGAAGAACGCCAAAATACCTTTACCGATATGATGAAGGTTGGTTTGGAAACCTTAATTGCAGAAGCATGAAACTAGATGTCAAAGAAGCCATTCTCTTTGCTATTTCCCGCTATGACTATGCTTATGCCCATAAACTAGCTGAGCGAGCAGGAAGCAGTGTCCAGTCTGACTTGGTCCTTCTTCTTGAGGCTTTAGCGGAGCGAAGAGAGCTCAATATCCAATCTATGATGAATCTAAAGTTGGAAATCACTGGGTCTGACCTAGCTGATTTTCAGCTTTTTTGCCATGAAAATGAAGCGGACGAACAGCTGGTTAATTACCTTTATGACCTTGAAGCCAAGCTAAGGAATGAGCAGCTGATTGATTTTATCCGAGCTGTCAGTCCAGCTATTTATCGGATTTTTATGCGGCTGATTCGCATGCAAATACCAGATATTGAGAGCTATATTCATAATTCGCGAGGGGCTAGTTACGACCGTTGGAAGTTTGAAAAGATGCGAAATTCTGATAATCCTGACCTGCAAAATTTTCATGCGGAAAGCACGGTCAATTCTTCTAGTTTGACGGAGATGATTTTGCAGTTGAATTTGCCTGAATCCGTCAAAGAATCAGCACAACAGCTAAGAGAGTTAGAAAAGTCAGTCCGCAATCCGTTGGCTCATCTTATCAAGCCTTTTGATGAGGAGGAGTTGCACAGGACGACAGGTTTCTCATCTCAGCACTTTATGGAGCTTCTGATTGATTTGGCGCAGGAGACAGGCATAGTATATCAGAGGGAACCTTTTTACTTCGACCGAGCGAATGCGGTCATAGAAAGTCTCTTATAAGGAGTAGCAGGATGGATAAGATTGCAAGGCTGCAAGAATTAATAGACCAAAGTCAGAATATCGTCTTTTTTGGTGGCGCGGGTGTTTCGACGGAGTCCAATATTCCGGACTTTCGCAGTTCAGATGGAATTTACAGCGTCAAGCTGGGACAGCATTTTACAGCGGAGCAGCTGGTTTCTCACACTATGTTTGAGCGCTATCCGCAGGAGTTTTTTGACTTTTACAAGAAGTACCTTCTCTATCCAGATGCTAAGCCCAATCCAGCACATGTCTACTTGGCAGATTTGGAGAAGTCAGGCAAGCTCAAGGCTGTAGTGACTCAGAATATTGATAGCTTGCATGAAATGGCTGGTTCGAAAAAGGTTCTCAAACTACATGGCAGTGCGGATAGAAATTACTGTCTGAATTGTCAGCGATTCTATGATTTGGATGGCTTTCTGGCTCTGGCCGGTACCATTCCTCGCTGCCTTGACTGTGGCGGTATTGTCAAACCAGATGTGACTCTCTATGAAGAACCCCTAGATATGGAAGTGTTCCAGCAGGCTGCCCAAGCTATCCAGCAAGCTGATCTACTGATAATCGGTGGCACTTCCTTAGTCGTCTATCCCGCAGCCAGCCTCATCCAGTACTTTGCAGGAAAGCATCTGGTCGTCATCAACAAAACCAGTATCCCGCAAGACAAGCAGGCAGACCTAGTCATTGAAGGTAAAATAGGGGAAGTATTGGGGAAGTTGAGAAGAGATGGCTAGAATCTATTTCTAAAAATAAGAAAAAAAGACTCTTGTAGATTTTGCAAGGGTTTTTATTGACAACTTAAAATAGGTATATTAAAATATTAAATAAAAAGAAAGTGTTTTAATATGGCCGATTT
This window of the Streptococcus sanguinis genome carries:
- a CDS encoding NAD-dependent protein deacylase → MDKIARLQELIDQSQNIVFFGGAGVSTESNIPDFRSSDGIYSVKLGQHFTAEQLVSHTMFERYPQEFFDFYKKYLLYPDAKPNPAHVYLADLEKSGKLKAVVTQNIDSLHEMAGSKKVLKLHGSADRNYCLNCQRFYDLDGFLALAGTIPRCLDCGGIVKPDVTLYEEPLDMEVFQQAAQAIQQADLLIIGGTSLVVYPAASLIQYFAGKHLVVINKTSIPQDKQADLVIEGKIGEVLGKLRRDG
- the deoD gene encoding purine-nucleoside phosphorylase, whose protein sequence is MSIHISAKPGEIADKILLPGDPLRAKFIAENFLEDAVCFNEVRNMFGYTGTYKGQRVSVMGTGMGMPSISIYARELIVDYGVKKLIRVGTAGSLNADVHVRELVLAQAAATNSNIIRNDWPQYDFPQIASFDLLDKAYHIAKGLGMTTHVGNVLSSDVFYSNYFEKNIELGKWGVKAVEMEAAALYYLAAQHHVDALAIMTISDSLVNPEEDTTAEERQNTFTDMMKVGLETLIAEA